The window TGCCTAAAATTAGGTGACTCCCTTCCTGTGCATTTGAGGTGTTAATCTGCACGTGGTTATATACTACAAACGCCCCATATGCTCTTGTTTTAGCTTGCCAAAAGTACCTGCGTGACACAGAAATTCCGAGCAGCAGAATACTCTTCTTTGATTCTATGCTTTTGCCTATCTTTAATTTCCTCCTAGTGGAATGAGTGCATTGCACTAATACCACCAACTGAAAGTTCATCAAAGAATAGGGCATAAATACAGTATCTTCACCTGCAAAACAGAAGTCTATGTTAGTAACAAAAGGAGGGCTCACCATGCTCTCCTCCATATGGATTTGAGCATGGTGATCAGATGTGTAGCCTCTTGTCAACTCCTTCTCCTTAGACTGATCTTCCCCTCCTATTCCTAATTCCTTGCTACTCTTACTCTTAAGTATGGACATTGCATCTTATCACTATTCACCAACCTTCTATCTTGTGCATCTAGGTCCTCAAGACAATTATATTCTATAGGACCAATATCTAGTGCATAATTTGCAATGTGATCTGCTAAGTTATTACCTTCTCGAAAAGTGTGTTTCACTGTTACATTGCATCTGGCCATCATCTCCTTAATCTTCTCAACAACTACACAGATAGCCCATGGTGATTTCCACTCTCCAGTTATTGCATTCTTTAAAAGCATAGAGTCAGTGTGAAAATCGATTAGAACATAGTCATTCTCCACACAACATTTCAAAGCTTCATTGATTGCACTTGCTTCAGCAACTGTATTTGAACCTTCTGGGATCTCTTTGCCACATGCATATACCACATCTCCCTCTTCATTTCTGAGTACAAATCCAATCAAGCTTCTACCTGGATTGCCCCTAGCTGCCCCGTCTGTATTAACTTTAATCCACCCTTGACTTGGAAACTCCCACAGCACCTTTGTATACGTTAGAGTTGGAGTTTATTGTTCCATCATTTTAACCAAGTCTGGCCACCTATGAGGAAAGTTCTGAATACCTGGATTTTTTAATTTGATAAGAGATTGCATAGTGGTGGAAATCTGATAAATGACTCTGCTAACAGTGACTGCATCTTCATATTTATAGTTGTTTCTTCTCTTCCACAATTCCCATACAATCACAGATGGCGGAGCTTGCATAATAGGCTTTAGTCTTTGAATAACATCAGCAGTCCAACACTTAACAACAGCTTGATAAAAAGTGATCCCATACAAAGCAATTCCTGCATGTCCAAGGAAGTATTTCCACACTCTAGTGGAACCATATGAGGTGAAAAACATATGCTACATTGTCTCTTCTTTTGGCTCAGCACAATACCAACATTTAGATGCCATTAGGTACCCTAGTCTCCTAAAAAAGGCATCCAGAGGCAGCCTATTTTTTCAAACTTCTCACATGAAAAAAGCAATCTTAAAAGGCAGTCCTTTCACCCAGATATTACTATAAGCATTGCAAGCTTCTTGCCTCCTTCTCAAATATTCTCAGGCAGATTTGACAGTGAAGTTTCCCCTAGTTTCTAGCATCCAAACATGTTTATCAAGGATTTCAATCGACACTTGTGGTTGTATGTTTTCCAGAATATGTGAAGCAATGTCTTCTGGTAAAATCTCTCTAATATTTTCCTCATCCCACTGTCCATCATACACCACCTCATATATGTTGTGTATGGATTCATCACACACAAAATCTGGGGGTGTGACAAAATATAAAGAGCCCAGTCCTATCCAGTTTTCAAACCAGAACAAAGCAGACCCCATTTTAGGTTGCCATAATATTTGATGCTCAATGATATCCCTACACTCAAGAATCTTTCTCCAAACATGGGATCCATTTTTCCAAGGCACCACCATAGGATTGAGTTTTTTGCAGTATTTTTGGCTCATAAACAAGCTCCACAGACTAGGTTTTGTTCTGAAGTTCCACCACAATTTACAAAATAAAGCCGTGGACATATCATGCAATGATCTGAAACCAACACCACCCTCATCCCATGGTAAGCATAGGGTGTTCCAATATGCCCAATGTCTACTCGCAGCACCTACAGAGTTGCACCAGAAGAACTGTGCAAATATCTTGTGTAACCTGTTGATCACATATGGTGGAGGATTGACCGTTGAAAGCAAGTGTATAGGCATAATCTGGAGTACATGTGATATAAGAACTTCCCTTCCTCCAATAGATAATAGCTTCCCTTTCCAAGTCTGCAACTTATCCATCACCTTTGTTATGAGACCTTGATAATACTCCATCCTCCTTCTAAGATAAAAAAATTGGACATCCAAGATACATAAATGGAAAATCCTGCTTAGGCATTCCTGTGATCCTTGTACCTTATCTACTACTTGTGCACTGGCAGAGTGGTGCATATATATAGCCGAATTACTCTTATTTATAAGCTTCCTAGAAGCAGCTTCATAAGCTGTCAATATTTCCATTATAAGTTGCAATGAAGTGGCATCTAAGGATGAAAAACTTGTGGTATCATCAGCATATGCTAGATGGTTTATCTTGGGGCTCCACTTAGGCAATCCAAATCCACAGAAATACAGGTTCTTATGCAAGGCATTTAGTCCTCTTGACATTGCTTCTGCAGCCAAAATAAAAAGAGTAGGTGATAGTGGGTTACTCTGCTTCACATCTCTTGTTGATCTAAAAAAGCCATGAGGCTGCCCAATGAGAAGTATAAAATACCAGTTATTTGACATAATCCCATGCACTAAGCCTATGAATATTTCTTCAAATCCCATCTTCCTCAGGACCTTTGTTAAGAAAAGCCAAGACAGTCGATCGTAGGCCTTTGTCATGTCTAATTTGATCATAACATTTTGACCTGCCTTGGTTCTCAATCAAAAATCTGTTATTATCTCCTGTGTTAGTAGAATTTTTTTCACTATGCTCCTTCCTTTTACAAAATCAGCCTGCTCATCTGAGATTAGATTAGGCAGCATACCTACCAATCTTTCATGTATTACTCTGAAAAACACATTATTTATGAAGTTGTTAAGGCTAATAGGTCGCATATCAGGAAAGGTCACAACTTCCTTCTTCTTGGGTAGCAAAACCAGATTTGTATGAGTTATGTACCTGGGCAGATCATTTCCATTGAAAAATTCCTTCACCATATCTACAATGTCATCACCAACTATATCTCAACATGAGTGAAAGAAGCACCCAGTAAATCCATCTAGTCCACCAGCACTTTCTATATTTAAGCCAAAAACTGCGTTTTTGACCTCTTCCATAGTAGGTTGTTGCATCAGTTATAGATTCTGATTATTGTCCACCATAGCAGATACATGATCTAGTATTCCAAAGGCAGTAGGAACTGAATCTTCATGGAACTGAGTTTGATCAAATCTTACTGCCTCATCAGCCATCTCTGCCTTGTCTTCTAGCCAATTGCTAGCATCATTCTGCACCCTTTTCAATTGTAGCCTTTTCCTTCGACCATTAATCTGTGCGTGAAAATATTTTGTCTTCCTATCTCCATCTTGAAACTAAGTCATGCCAGATTTTTGCTTCCAAAATTCTTCTTCTAAAGCTAAAAATCTAATCAACTCAGCTTGGACCTTCTACAGCCTTTCTCTATGTTGGATTCCTTTCAAACTCAGCTTCATGAACTAGCACCACCTCTTCTAAGCTtgctattttctgaaaaatatcaCCATAAGTTGCCCTGCTCCATGTTGATAAAGCCTTCTTCAACCTCTTCAACTTGtaattaaaagtgaaaaaaggaTCCCCAACAAAGTCTGCTTTCCAGTTTTCTTTAACCAAATCCGTGAAAGTATGATGCTTTGTCCAAATATTGAGGAACTTAAATGCTTTTTTTATTGCAGTAGCATCAGCAATACATGTCAACAAAATAGGGTTATGATCAGACCCTATTTTTGATAGATGTGTTAACTCTAAACCTGGAAGCATCTATTGAAATTCTATGTTGGCCAAGCAGCAATTCAACCTTTTAAAAATGCAATCCTCTTCTGCCCTCCCATTCCACCAAGTAAATATACTCCCTTTGAAGCCTAGATCAGTGAGGTTATAAATATTGATGCAATGTCGAAAGTCATTAACCTCATTTAGTGAAACAGGCAGTCCACCAAATTTCTCCTCTTCATCCCAAATGACATTGAAATCACCCTTCACAAGCCAAGGCAATGACATATCCCTAGTCAAATTATACATGTTGTCCCATAACTCAATACATTCGATGGCATCACATTTCGCATAAGAAAACATAACAATGAATGAGACTTGAGTGTCCATATTTGTTAGCTTCATAGTCATTTGTTGCTCCATGTTGATCAGAAAATCtactccatgatcttcatctacaaacacccatatcttatttgaAACATTAACAAAAGCGTGCAACATTCCAATTTTCCTTCTATATCCTTCTAGCTTCCTTGCCTTTTGCATTGGTTCCATGATCTCTATAAATTGAAAGTGATGATGTCTCTACATATTGGCAAGCCTCTCAAAGGCTTTCTTTGTATTAATAGATCTCACATTCCAAATGATCGCATTCATGATTAATTGTGAGATTTAGATGGGGTCCTTCTTGTTTGAACCCCAGGAACTAAACTTTGGTTATCTTTTGGTTGTTTTTTCTTTCCCCTTCCTGTTGATTTTCCTCCTTCCATGTGTCTAGGTGAAAGATCACCCTGCCTTgcaatatttttgaagttttgtgttgTGGATTCTTCATCAAAATCCTTCCTCTGCCTCCAGTATTTTTCTGATTTCTGTAGTCTTCAGGTTGAGCTTCCACCTGCTGTTGTAAATTCTTAGGGATCAATGCAGTGTTTCCTTTCAACTGAACTGATTGTTCTTTGGCTGTAGTGTGATTTTGCATTATGGTTGTTTTTGCTCCTCCATATACTGGATTGAATATGATCTGTTACACCAAAATTGGCCTTCAAAATCCCATCTTCTTTACTAATCTTATCTGCTTGAGCTCCAAATGATTTAGGATTGGGATTTAAAATTTGTTCCACTCCACTGCTTTCTGAGATTGTTAGATACTTTTCCATTTGAACATTTTCCTCTTCATTGATGTTGCTCTCTCCCCTTGGCTCTTGATTTTTGTTCTTAGCATTAACACTTTGTTCCTCTTAATCATTCTCTTTATCAGTTGAAACCTCTTCACCCATGACACCATCAAGCAATTCCCTTTCCTCTGAATCATCTTCAACTTGATAACACCATAATTTGCCTCCACTAAATTGTAACCTTTCATCACCCTTAGACATCCCATCTACTGCAGTAACATCAACAGATTGGGAAGGAATCTCTTGGCAGGACTGGTTGGTTGTAACATTACCAACAAATGTTCTATTTACCCATTGGGCAGTCGACTCTTTAGGTACCCCTTGATGAGCTACTAGTCGATCACCATTCTCATTCCCagtagatttaaaattgttacctTTCTTCGAAGATGCAATCTCATTAGAATTAGGATTAAAAGCTGGAGCAACTGGATTTAATCTCCCAGCTACATTATGATTAGGAACATGACTTTTTTTAGCTGGAGTTTCCTCCACTAAGGCTAGTTGATTAGACTCATTAACATCACCTCCAATACTGCAAATGTGTTTGTGATCTGATCTTGTTGTGCTGCAGCTTTGTCAACTGCAATAATTTCTTTTCTGGTTGTGACATTAGCATCAGTTTGTTTATCGTTGTTTTTCCCTCGATTGTCTCTAAATTTCTTCCATTGAGGTCCTACATTCCCAACTACCTTACCACTTGAAAGCACCATCAAAGGGCCAGTAGCTTTTCCTTTATCGACCATATTATCATTGGTAGTGTGATTATCTTCGTTGATGTCCATCTCCAAGATTGCAAGTTTATTAGTTGTTTGCACCTGTTGAGCAGTCTTCTCAACTGACACGATTTGTTGCCCAGTTTTAGTCACATTCCCGACAACTTTGCCACTCATGAGAAACATTAAAGGAGTAGAATGTTTTTTTATTTTCCCCTGGTGTTCCACTGTAGTAATGACATCGTGAAAATCATCAGCAGCAGCCCTCTTGTCATTGCTTCGATTTTTTACTAGGTCGGGGTGCAAGTGCCAACATTCAATTTCATTGTGGCGTTGAAGCTTACACACTTTATCCACTTTATTCTTACCCCTCCATTAACTTCGTCATCGATGTCCAAACGTATCTTcttaggtagctcggccaacaaaTTAACTAGAACTTTTACTCTTGCGCAACTCGGCCTAGTTTTGTTTATCGTCGCCGTGTCAAGACACTGGGCCTCCCCACAACTGTAGCTAAGAAAAAAAGTGTTTCCTTTACAAAAAAGGTAGCCAGCAGTCCAGGAAAAGAAATTAATGCCATCGCCATCGGAGTTTTTTCACCCGCCTTAAATTTTGCATCGTAAATAAGAGTTCGCAACTGGTATTCGTGCCCATCTTTGGCTTTGATATAGTACGTACTCTTCGATGTGAAATCGAGGAAGTCTTGCCATAGATTTAATCTAATTAATACATGACGATCTCTAAGAAATCCAATGTTGCACTCTCCTTTGATGCCACACTGTGTTGGTATGATTCGACGAAGCTCATGAATCTCCAGAGATCCATATGAGAGTTTTCCGACGACGGCATATTGAAGACCTTCAATAACATTCATCCGCTTGACTTCCGCTGCTGTGAATCTAATAACTGGATGACCATTCAAGAAAGTAGCTCGTCGCATCGGAATGGGTTGCACTGAAGTTGCAGCAGTAGCCATTGCTGAAGAATTTAATGTGTTTGGTTTCAAAATCTTTGAGAAATCTAAAGGAGCTGGATTAGAGTTTGTTGTTGTATGGTGTTGTGCGACACTGGGGGAAGGCTGACCAGCCAGAAAAAATGGCTTGCCGCCGGCCATTGAAGctcaaaactccaaatttctgTGATGAACAGTGACTCGCATGCTACTGTTCGCAGCACTGTTCACGGAGCAGTTTAGGTGCGATGTATGAATACTAgcatggtaactgttgttgtgggaaaattctatgagtggaaaataaTCATACCAGCTACCttaaagtcaagaacacaagtGCGTAACATATTCTCGAGTGTCTGAATAATCTGCTCTGCCTTCCCGTCGGTCTGTGGAAGGAAGGTTTtactaagatttacctgagtGCCCAAACCTTGCTGATTTCCTCCAAAATTTAGCTGTGAACTGTGCCTCTAgatctaaaataaaaaaaataggagtgccatgcaacctgactatttccttgatatacaattgagcatattgttccgctgtgtTGATAGACGTAAGAGGTAAGAAGTGTGCtaattttgtgagtcgatccacaatcacccaaatcgagtcgaacTTACAAGGCGTACGGGGTAGGCCTACCACAAattccatattgatcatctctcacttccacattggaatatCGATGTTTTGTGCcaatccaccgggcctttggtattttgatttcacttgttgacaatttggacatcttgccacaaagtctgctacattccttttcatatcattccaccagtaaatTTTTttaagatcatggtacatctttgtagagcctggGTACACAGAATAcgtagaagtgtgagcctcggtcatgattctttctccGAGACCATCTATATTTGGAACACGTAATCGCCATTGGTACCATAGTGTACCATCATCTGTGCCAAGAGAAAAATCCATGGTATTTTGTTCataatcccctccttcaattgtaccaacaatggatcgtcgtAGTGCTTCTCATTTACTTCCaaaacaagcgatgattcagccctgtTTTTCATagttacccctccttcactagggtccgcaagacgaactcccaaactagccaatcaatgaacctccttggccaacggcctttgatatgcctccaagtgagtcAAACTACCCATGAATTTCCGACTAAGAGAATCCGCCACAATATtagccttccccagatgatatagaatatcgatgtcgtagtctttgagtaactcaagccatcttctctaccttagattcaattccttctatttgcaaatatattgaaggctcttatggtccattAATATATCCATAtggaccccatacagataatgatgCCAAATCATCAACGCAAACACCatcgccgcaagttctaagtcatgtgttggatagttcttcccATAATTTTTGGgtttcctagaagcataagcaatcacctttcCATGTTgtatcaatacacacccaagtcctaTCCTTGAAGCattacaatataccacaaacccatttgTACCATATGGTAAGGTCATCACcagtgtcgtagtcaatcttgatttcaactcttggaagctaTTTTCACCATCATTCGACCACTGGAACTTGACTGCCTTATGCGTCAATTTAGCCGATGGAGAAGCAAGAGTAGAGAAACCCACTACAAACATCCTGTAAT is drawn from Nicotiana tabacum cultivar K326 chromosome 9, ASM71507v2, whole genome shotgun sequence and contains these coding sequences:
- the LOC142163892 gene encoding uncharacterized protein LOC142163892, with amino-acid sequence MEPMQKARKLEGYRRKIGMLHAFVNVSNKIWVFVDEDHGVDFLINMEQQMTMKLTNMDTQVSFIVMFSYAKCDAIECIELWDNMYNLTRDMSLPWLVKGDFNVIWDEEEKFGGLPVSLNEVNDFRHCINIYNLTDLGFKGRSDHNPILLTCIADATAIKKAFKFLNIWTKHHTFTDLVKENWKADFVGDPFFTFNYKLKRLKKALSTWSRATYGDIFQKIASLEEINGRRKRLQLKRVQNDASNWLEDKAEMADEAVRFDQTQFHEDSVPTAFGILDHVSAMVDNNQNL